One Salmo trutta chromosome 24, fSalTru1.1, whole genome shotgun sequence genomic region harbors:
- the kctd4 gene encoding BTB/POZ domain-containing protein KCTD4: MEWKLRRMDSDLSQINPDLLQPSKSIKKPSSGTITLNVGGFLYAAHRTTLSRHQGSVLEELASGRKPIQHTDSMGNPFIDRDGPVFRHILNFLRTGDLQLPDDFREVGLLRGEAEFYRLSGLVEAISEWEGMRAAQREPAFLEVTDERSQGFKVYCSDPSFIDKIKGRLVQISKSRLDGFPEEFEVSSNVIQFRHFIKSDPGSRLVLKQDSTFLCTLECLKLETVMLALKAGFSLISSLDSSKGSVVAAEALHFVK; this comes from the coding sequence ATGGAATGGAAACTCAGAAGGATGGACAGTGACCTGAGTCAGATCAACCCAGACCTGCTGCAGCCCAGCAAGAGCATCAAGAAGCCCTCCTCAGGCACCATCACTCTCAACGTGGGGGGCTTTCTCTATGCCGCGCACCGCACCACCCTCAGCCGCCACCAGGGGTCAGTGTTGGAGGAGCTGGCCAGCGGCAGGAAGCCCATCCAGCACACTGACTCCATGGGCAACCCATTCATCGACCGCGACGGCCCAGTGTTCAGACACATCCTCAACTTCCTGCGGACCGGAGACCTGCAGCTGCCCGACGACTTCCGAGAGGTGGGCCTTCTGAGAGGAGAAGCAGAGTTCTACCGCCTCAGTGGATTGGTGGAGGCCATTTCAGAGTGGGAGGGGATGCGGGCGGCGCAACGGGAGCCCGCCTTCCTGGAGGTGACTGACGAGAGGTCGCAGGGTTTCAAGGTGTACTGCAGCGACCCCTCCTTCATCGACAAGATCAAAGGGCGCCTGGTTCAGATCTCAAAGAGCCGGCTGGACGGCTTCCCAGAGGAGTTTGAGGTGTCGTCCAACGTGATCCAGTTCCGCCACTTCATCAAGTCGGACCCTGGCTCCAGGCTGGTGCTGAAGCAGGACAGTACCTTCCTGTGTACCCTGGAGTGTCTGAAGCTAGAGACGGTGATGCTGGCCCTGAAGGCTGGCTTCTCTCTAATCAGCTCTCTGGACAGCAGCAAGGGATCTGTGGTGGCCGCAGAGGCTCTGCACTTTGTCAAgtaa